In Vespa crabro chromosome 5, iyVesCrab1.2, whole genome shotgun sequence, a single window of DNA contains:
- the LOC124424245 gene encoding ras-like protein family member 10B isoform X2 has translation MNRKFNGNPWNNCINIKRELDLDYLERRGGETISCENLENGSKEEESPADSLDRVKVVFLGAPGVGKSSIIRQFVWSEFSEEYRPTEKRETFYPSVVLADRLYELKITDLPTIPFFPVSSHLEWTDFRYYGLRSATAYVLVFDLSNQETFQYIRKLREQIYEARDMRGVPLLVVGNKQDELSSSVASGTRYRDIVNLVRKHWRCGYVECSARFNCRVVQVFRELMKSIQAVEGRPPSPIPAPSSQPLRSHQHDNTEKCILL, from the exons ATGAACAGAAAGTTTAATGGAAATCCGTGGAATAACTGTATAAACATAAAGAGAG AACTGGATCTAGACTATTTGGAGAGGAGGGGCGGTGAGACAATAAGCTGTGAAAACTTGGAAAACGGAtcgaaagaggaggaaagcCCGGCAGACAGTCTGGATCGAGTTAAGGTCGTTTTCCTCGGGGCACCTGGCGTGGGAAAGTCCAGTATAATTCGA CAATTCGTTTGGAGCGAATTCTCGGAGGAATACAGGCCCACTGAAAAACGTGAGACGTTTTACCCGAGCGTTGTACTAGCCGATCGATTGTACGAATTGAAAATCACAGATCTACCAACGATTCCGTTCTTTCCTGTGAGTTCACACCTGGAATGGACGGATTTCCGTTATTATGGACTACGAAGCGCCACCGCCTACGTTCTAGTATTCGATCTGAGCAATCAGGAGACTTTTCAA TATATCAGAAAATTACGCGAACAGATCTACGAGGCACGGGACATGAGAGGTGTACCTCTTTTAGTGGTTGGCAATAAACAAGATGAGCTCTCAAGCAGTGTAGCTTCCGGTACAAGGTACAGGGATATCGTCAATCTCGTACGAAAGCATTGGAGATGCGGTTACGTTGAGTGCAGCGCAAGATTCAACTGTCGTGTCGTACAG GTTTTTCGAGAATTAATGAAGAGTATTCAAGCCGTAGAAGGAAGACCGCCATCGCCAATACCTGCACCGTCATCGCAGCCTTTGCGTTCTCATCAGCATGACAACACCGAGAAATGCATTCTTCTCTGA
- the LOC124424456 gene encoding RING finger and transmembrane domain-containing protein 2-like isoform X3, whose translation MMAETERIEISESRINMHEINTNEIRPVSSLLMTHSINSTTSGFITNTRMFNFGRRTNQHSRVLANLSSTFQEIRPFIERTRTSPRIALSSLLNLQRLQNQSRTVLPSTDTYVINVDDQTTSNISMHNQPAHDHHNHRTTTTDNFLNNIREAANEVAAETHNNNGDESAQNRLQRNPEAAELLRILQRYVPYILILLVKGIYDHRAGILNFIVLLSTFICANNDLKHEIAKQQNRSWTSLLSIMCFIAELLWSVVVTDFVLKLITIVFKVILTCLPVRLLAFHKRGKFYVMVEATSQLCRCVAPIQPWTYYLTETYQGPERIVGIFLSAVYTISKGNDLLSCVTLFIKTLLKLVHNMSLGESPSVEQLLDSGGICAICHEEYNSPIRLNCQHIFCEVCVLTWLTRGRSCPLCRAPIADDAIYHDGHTTLFVQLY comes from the exons ATGATGgcagaaacagaaagaatagaaatatcgGAAAGCAGAATCAATATGCACGAAATAAATACTAATGAGATAAGGCCAGTGTCAAGTTTACTTATGACTCATTCAATAAATTCAACAACATCTGGATTTATAACTAATACACGGATGTTTAATTTTGGTAGAAGAACAAACCAACATTCCAGAGTTTTGGCTAACTTGTCTTCTACTTTTCAAGAAATTAGACCTTTTATAGAACGAACACGTACT AGTCCTCGCATTGCATTAAGCTCTCTCTTAAATCTTCAAAGGCTTCAGAATCAATCAAGAACAGTTCTTCCTTCTACAGATACCTATGTAATTAATGTTGATGATCAAACAACAAGCAATATAAGCATGCATAATCAACCTGCACAtgatcatcataatcatcgtaCCACAACAacagataattttttaaataatatacgtgAAGCAGCAAATGAAGTGGCAGCAGAaacacataataataatggagaTGAAAGCGCTCAAAATAGACTTCAAAGAAATCCAGAAGCAGCAGAACTATTACGTATATTGCAAAGATATGTTCCctatattttaatacttttagtTAAAGGCATTTATGATCACCGAGCAGGGATACTAAATTTTATAGTATTGCTGAGTACTTTCATATGTGCCAATAATGATCTTAAGCATGAAATTGCCAAACAACAAAACAGAAGTTGGACATCTTTATTGTCAATTATGTGCTTCATAGCAG AGCTTCTGTGGTCGGTAGTTGTAACAGATTTTGTTCTAAAATTGATCACTATTGTTTTTAAAGTGATCTTAACTTGTTTACCTGTAAGACTGCTGGCATTTCACAAACGT gGAAAATTTTATGTGATGGTAGAGGCTACATCACAACTATGTCGATGCGTTGCACCAATTCAACCATGGACATATTATTTGACTGAAACATATCAAGGCCCAGAAAGAATAGTAGGAATTTTCTTATCTGCAGTATATACTATCAGTAAAGGAAATGATTTACTATCATGTGTAACATTGTTCATTAAAACATTATTGAAGTTAGTGCACAATATG aGCTTAGGAGAAAGTCCATCTGTAGAGCAACTATTAGATTCTGGCGGCATATGTGCAATATGTCATGAAGAATATAATTCACCTATCAGGCTCAATTGTCAACATATCTTCTGTGAAGTTTGTGTATTAACATGGCTAACTAGGGGAAGATCATGTCCATTGTGTCGTGCACCAATTGCAGACGATGCAATTTACCATGATGGTCATACAACATTGTTTGTTCAATTGTATTAA
- the LOC124424463 gene encoding probable citrate synthase, mitochondrial, giving the protein MLLKSFGYQIASKNQKRGYRITGICKSNSNIGQRYVLRVSTTRGVPSTSTNLKEALCEKIPVHYDLLRNFRKEHGQSVISRITVDNVYDGLQGVNTMVRETSENDSKYGIRYRGLTIPEVLNLLPRNGTSPSVEAVFWLLLTGDVPTQEQTNSLINDWSSRRQRRKEWWSGPGGGIVGSVLQNLPDNVTPLARLSIALTVLQTDKHTKKALQNGALNHTHWEHIYEDSMELLAALPAIIGLVGKGRELRNVTEGGDWIDFLLECLSNTSEDLKGRTTSVGDFLRLYVSLNADEDGGVPGVHITQISGASYLDISQALASGVLVYENEPITGTMFQYMEFQEKVKSILGTKPKEETLKDFLTSFIKENKLIGHKETRFLDSRYTALLNHVKTYLPGDAEVKLSQDITRVLTFLMKNTKNKNIFPEVNSIAAPMFQFYGLKDMKFNQVLLCMSRALGAIASIIWTRAINAPIEQPKSNSTYTYFYSLRDIRNKMKKRTRIKHLTKFTS; this is encoded by the exons atgttattgaaaAGCTTTGGATATCAAATCGCatcgaaaaatcaaaaaagaggTTACAGAATTACTGGCATTTGTAAATCTAATTCGAATATAGGACAACGATACGTGCTAAGG GTCAGTACAACGAGAGGCGTTCCAAGTACAAGTACAAATTTGAAGGAAGCTCTGTGCGAAAAAATTCCAGTTCATTATGATCTCCttcgaaattttcgaaaagaacACGGTCAATCTGTGATCAGTCGTATTACTGTGGACAATGTATACGATGGTCTTCAAGGTGTCAATACAATGGTCAGAGAAACGTCTGAAAATGATTCCAAGTATGGG attaggTACCGTGGATTAACTATCCCAGAAGTTTTAAATCTTCTTCCACGTAATGGAACATCTCCAAGTGTTGAAGCTGTTTTTTGGTTACTATTAACCGGCGACGTACCCACTCAAGAACAGACAAATTCATTGATCAATGATTGGTCCTCTCGacgacaaagaagaaaagaatggtGGTCAGGACCAGGTGGTGGAATCGTTGGTTCCGTTCTTCAAAATTTACCGGATAATGTAACACCATTGGCAAGACTCTCGATCGCTTTGACTGTTCTTCAAACAGATAAACACACGAAAAAGGCTCTTCAGAACGGAGCTCTGAATCATACTCATTGGGag caTATTTACGAGGACAGCATGGAACTATTAGCAGCGTTACCAGCCATTATTGGCCTCGTTGGCAAAGGTCGAGAGTTGAGAAACGTGACGGAAGGAGGTGACTggatagattttcttttagaatGTTTGAGCAATACTTCGGAGGATTTAAAAGGCAGGACAACATCTGTTGGAGATTTCCTTCGTTTATACGTCAGTTTAAATGC cgATGAAGATGGTGGTGTACCTGGTGTTCATATAACACAAATTTCGGGAGCTTCATACTTAGATATTAGTCAGGCATTAGCTTCAGGAGTTTTGGTTTATGAAAATGAACCGATTACGGGAACGATGTTTCAA tacatggaatttcaagaaaaagtaaaaagtattTTGGGTACTAAACCTAAGGAAGAAACATTGAAAGATTTTTTGACgtcttttattaaagaaaataaattgattggACATAAGGAAACTCGATTCCTCGATTCACGTTACACGGCACTTttaaatcatgttaaaacataTTTACCTGGTGATGCAGAAGTAAAG ctTTCTCAAGATATTACGCGAGTTTTGACATTTCTGatgaaaaatacgaaaaacaaaaatatctttccAGAAGTTAACAGCATAGCTGCTCCAATGTTTCAG TTTTATGGACTGAAAGATATGAAATTCAATCAAGTATTACTCTGTATGTCACGAGCATTGGGAGCAATTGCTTCGATTATTTGGACTAGAGCGATCAATGCACCAATCGAACAACCAAAATCAAatagtacatatacatatttttattcgcttcgagatattcgtaataaaatgaaaaaaaggactcgaattaaacatttaacaaaatttacttCGTAA
- the LOC124424456 gene encoding RING finger and transmembrane domain-containing protein 2-like isoform X2 — MHEINTNEIRPVSSLLMTHSINSTTSGFITNTRMFNFGRRTNQHSRVLANLSSTFQEIRPFIERTRTSPRIALSSLLNLQRLQNQSRTVLPSTDTYVINVDDQTTSNISMHNQPAHDHHNHRTTTTDNFLNNIREAANEVAAETHNNNGDESAQNRLQRNPEAAELLRILQRYVPYILILLVKGIYDHRAGILNFIVLLSTFICANNDLKHEIAKQQNRSWTSLLSIMCFIAGCFLFLNVMFEIHIFTTQPLSISELLWSVVVTDFVLKLITIVFKVILTCLPVRLLAFHKRGKFYVMVEATSQLCRCVAPIQPWTYYLTETYQGPERIVGIFLSAVYTISKGNDLLSCVTLFIKTLLKLVHNMSLGESPSVEQLLDSGGICAICHEEYNSPIRLNCQHIFCEVCVLTWLTRGRSCPLCRAPIADDAIYHDGHTTLFVQLY; from the exons ATGCACGAAATAAATACTAATGAGATAAGGCCAGTGTCAAGTTTACTTATGACTCATTCAATAAATTCAACAACATCTGGATTTATAACTAATACACGGATGTTTAATTTTGGTAGAAGAACAAACCAACATTCCAGAGTTTTGGCTAACTTGTCTTCTACTTTTCAAGAAATTAGACCTTTTATAGAACGAACACGTACT AGTCCTCGCATTGCATTAAGCTCTCTCTTAAATCTTCAAAGGCTTCAGAATCAATCAAGAACAGTTCTTCCTTCTACAGATACCTATGTAATTAATGTTGATGATCAAACAACAAGCAATATAAGCATGCATAATCAACCTGCACAtgatcatcataatcatcgtaCCACAACAacagataattttttaaataatatacgtgAAGCAGCAAATGAAGTGGCAGCAGAaacacataataataatggagaTGAAAGCGCTCAAAATAGACTTCAAAGAAATCCAGAAGCAGCAGAACTATTACGTATATTGCAAAGATATGTTCCctatattttaatacttttagtTAAAGGCATTTATGATCACCGAGCAGGGATACTAAATTTTATAGTATTGCTGAGTACTTTCATATGTGCCAATAATGATCTTAAGCATGAAATTGCCAAACAACAAAACAGAAGTTGGACATCTTTATTGTCAATTATGTGCTTCATAGCAGGTTGCTTTCTCTTCTTAAATGTTATGtttgaaatacatatatttacaacTCAACCTCTTTCAATCTCAGAGCTTCTGTGGTCGGTAGTTGTAACAGATTTTGTTCTAAAATTGATCACTATTGTTTTTAAAGTGATCTTAACTTGTTTACCTGTAAGACTGCTGGCATTTCACAAACGT gGAAAATTTTATGTGATGGTAGAGGCTACATCACAACTATGTCGATGCGTTGCACCAATTCAACCATGGACATATTATTTGACTGAAACATATCAAGGCCCAGAAAGAATAGTAGGAATTTTCTTATCTGCAGTATATACTATCAGTAAAGGAAATGATTTACTATCATGTGTAACATTGTTCATTAAAACATTATTGAAGTTAGTGCACAATATG aGCTTAGGAGAAAGTCCATCTGTAGAGCAACTATTAGATTCTGGCGGCATATGTGCAATATGTCATGAAGAATATAATTCACCTATCAGGCTCAATTGTCAACATATCTTCTGTGAAGTTTGTGTATTAACATGGCTAACTAGGGGAAGATCATGTCCATTGTGTCGTGCACCAATTGCAGACGATGCAATTTACCATGATGGTCATACAACATTGTTTGTTCAATTGTATTAA
- the LOC124424456 gene encoding RING finger and transmembrane domain-containing protein 2-like isoform X1 encodes MMAETERIEISESRINMHEINTNEIRPVSSLLMTHSINSTTSGFITNTRMFNFGRRTNQHSRVLANLSSTFQEIRPFIERTRTSPRIALSSLLNLQRLQNQSRTVLPSTDTYVINVDDQTTSNISMHNQPAHDHHNHRTTTTDNFLNNIREAANEVAAETHNNNGDESAQNRLQRNPEAAELLRILQRYVPYILILLVKGIYDHRAGILNFIVLLSTFICANNDLKHEIAKQQNRSWTSLLSIMCFIAGCFLFLNVMFEIHIFTTQPLSISELLWSVVVTDFVLKLITIVFKVILTCLPVRLLAFHKRGKFYVMVEATSQLCRCVAPIQPWTYYLTETYQGPERIVGIFLSAVYTISKGNDLLSCVTLFIKTLLKLVHNMSLGESPSVEQLLDSGGICAICHEEYNSPIRLNCQHIFCEVCVLTWLTRGRSCPLCRAPIADDAIYHDGHTTLFVQLY; translated from the exons ATGATGgcagaaacagaaagaatagaaatatcgGAAAGCAGAATCAATATGCACGAAATAAATACTAATGAGATAAGGCCAGTGTCAAGTTTACTTATGACTCATTCAATAAATTCAACAACATCTGGATTTATAACTAATACACGGATGTTTAATTTTGGTAGAAGAACAAACCAACATTCCAGAGTTTTGGCTAACTTGTCTTCTACTTTTCAAGAAATTAGACCTTTTATAGAACGAACACGTACT AGTCCTCGCATTGCATTAAGCTCTCTCTTAAATCTTCAAAGGCTTCAGAATCAATCAAGAACAGTTCTTCCTTCTACAGATACCTATGTAATTAATGTTGATGATCAAACAACAAGCAATATAAGCATGCATAATCAACCTGCACAtgatcatcataatcatcgtaCCACAACAacagataattttttaaataatatacgtgAAGCAGCAAATGAAGTGGCAGCAGAaacacataataataatggagaTGAAAGCGCTCAAAATAGACTTCAAAGAAATCCAGAAGCAGCAGAACTATTACGTATATTGCAAAGATATGTTCCctatattttaatacttttagtTAAAGGCATTTATGATCACCGAGCAGGGATACTAAATTTTATAGTATTGCTGAGTACTTTCATATGTGCCAATAATGATCTTAAGCATGAAATTGCCAAACAACAAAACAGAAGTTGGACATCTTTATTGTCAATTATGTGCTTCATAGCAGGTTGCTTTCTCTTCTTAAATGTTATGtttgaaatacatatatttacaacTCAACCTCTTTCAATCTCAGAGCTTCTGTGGTCGGTAGTTGTAACAGATTTTGTTCTAAAATTGATCACTATTGTTTTTAAAGTGATCTTAACTTGTTTACCTGTAAGACTGCTGGCATTTCACAAACGT gGAAAATTTTATGTGATGGTAGAGGCTACATCACAACTATGTCGATGCGTTGCACCAATTCAACCATGGACATATTATTTGACTGAAACATATCAAGGCCCAGAAAGAATAGTAGGAATTTTCTTATCTGCAGTATATACTATCAGTAAAGGAAATGATTTACTATCATGTGTAACATTGTTCATTAAAACATTATTGAAGTTAGTGCACAATATG aGCTTAGGAGAAAGTCCATCTGTAGAGCAACTATTAGATTCTGGCGGCATATGTGCAATATGTCATGAAGAATATAATTCACCTATCAGGCTCAATTGTCAACATATCTTCTGTGAAGTTTGTGTATTAACATGGCTAACTAGGGGAAGATCATGTCCATTGTGTCGTGCACCAATTGCAGACGATGCAATTTACCATGATGGTCATACAACATTGTTTGTTCAATTGTATTAA
- the LOC124424456 gene encoding RING finger and transmembrane domain-containing protein 2-like isoform X4, translating into MMAETERIEISESRINMHEINTNEIRPVSSLLMTHSINSTTSGFITNTRMFNFGRRTNQHSRVLANLSSTFQEIRPFIERTRTSPRIALSSLLNLQRLQNQSRTVLPSTDTYVINVDDQTTSNISMHNQPAHDHHNHRTTTTDNFLNNIREAANEVAAETHNNNGDESAQNRLQRNPEAAELLRILQRYVPYILILLVKGIYDHRAGILNFIVLLSTFICANNDLKHEIAKQQNRSWTSLLSIMCFIAGCFLFLNVMFEIHIFTTQPLSISELLWSVVVTDFVLKLITIVFKVILTCLPVRLLAFHKRGKFYVMVEATSQLCRCVAPIQPWTYYLTETYQGPERIVGIFLSAVYTISKGNDLLSCVTLFIKTLLKA; encoded by the exons ATGATGgcagaaacagaaagaatagaaatatcgGAAAGCAGAATCAATATGCACGAAATAAATACTAATGAGATAAGGCCAGTGTCAAGTTTACTTATGACTCATTCAATAAATTCAACAACATCTGGATTTATAACTAATACACGGATGTTTAATTTTGGTAGAAGAACAAACCAACATTCCAGAGTTTTGGCTAACTTGTCTTCTACTTTTCAAGAAATTAGACCTTTTATAGAACGAACACGTACT AGTCCTCGCATTGCATTAAGCTCTCTCTTAAATCTTCAAAGGCTTCAGAATCAATCAAGAACAGTTCTTCCTTCTACAGATACCTATGTAATTAATGTTGATGATCAAACAACAAGCAATATAAGCATGCATAATCAACCTGCACAtgatcatcataatcatcgtaCCACAACAacagataattttttaaataatatacgtgAAGCAGCAAATGAAGTGGCAGCAGAaacacataataataatggagaTGAAAGCGCTCAAAATAGACTTCAAAGAAATCCAGAAGCAGCAGAACTATTACGTATATTGCAAAGATATGTTCCctatattttaatacttttagtTAAAGGCATTTATGATCACCGAGCAGGGATACTAAATTTTATAGTATTGCTGAGTACTTTCATATGTGCCAATAATGATCTTAAGCATGAAATTGCCAAACAACAAAACAGAAGTTGGACATCTTTATTGTCAATTATGTGCTTCATAGCAGGTTGCTTTCTCTTCTTAAATGTTATGtttgaaatacatatatttacaacTCAACCTCTTTCAATCTCAGAGCTTCTGTGGTCGGTAGTTGTAACAGATTTTGTTCTAAAATTGATCACTATTGTTTTTAAAGTGATCTTAACTTGTTTACCTGTAAGACTGCTGGCATTTCACAAACGT gGAAAATTTTATGTGATGGTAGAGGCTACATCACAACTATGTCGATGCGTTGCACCAATTCAACCATGGACATATTATTTGACTGAAACATATCAAGGCCCAGAAAGAATAGTAGGAATTTTCTTATCTGCAGTATATACTATCAGTAAAGGAAATGATTTACTATCATGTGTAACATTGTTCATTAAAACATTATTGAA aGCTTAG
- the LOC124424245 gene encoding ras-like protein family member 10B isoform X1 — translation MDRQRKESEHFSKSFLNANKRLLELDLDYLERRGGETISCENLENGSKEEESPADSLDRVKVVFLGAPGVGKSSIIRQFVWSEFSEEYRPTEKRETFYPSVVLADRLYELKITDLPTIPFFPVSSHLEWTDFRYYGLRSATAYVLVFDLSNQETFQYIRKLREQIYEARDMRGVPLLVVGNKQDELSSSVASGTRYRDIVNLVRKHWRCGYVECSARFNCRVVQVFRELMKSIQAVEGRPPSPIPAPSSQPLRSHQHDNTEKCILL, via the exons ATGGATcgacaaaggaaagaaagcgaacatttttctaaatcaTTTCTCAACGCTAATAAAAGACTACTAG AACTGGATCTAGACTATTTGGAGAGGAGGGGCGGTGAGACAATAAGCTGTGAAAACTTGGAAAACGGAtcgaaagaggaggaaagcCCGGCAGACAGTCTGGATCGAGTTAAGGTCGTTTTCCTCGGGGCACCTGGCGTGGGAAAGTCCAGTATAATTCGA CAATTCGTTTGGAGCGAATTCTCGGAGGAATACAGGCCCACTGAAAAACGTGAGACGTTTTACCCGAGCGTTGTACTAGCCGATCGATTGTACGAATTGAAAATCACAGATCTACCAACGATTCCGTTCTTTCCTGTGAGTTCACACCTGGAATGGACGGATTTCCGTTATTATGGACTACGAAGCGCCACCGCCTACGTTCTAGTATTCGATCTGAGCAATCAGGAGACTTTTCAA TATATCAGAAAATTACGCGAACAGATCTACGAGGCACGGGACATGAGAGGTGTACCTCTTTTAGTGGTTGGCAATAAACAAGATGAGCTCTCAAGCAGTGTAGCTTCCGGTACAAGGTACAGGGATATCGTCAATCTCGTACGAAAGCATTGGAGATGCGGTTACGTTGAGTGCAGCGCAAGATTCAACTGTCGTGTCGTACAG GTTTTTCGAGAATTAATGAAGAGTATTCAAGCCGTAGAAGGAAGACCGCCATCGCCAATACCTGCACCGTCATCGCAGCCTTTGCGTTCTCATCAGCATGACAACACCGAGAAATGCATTCTTCTCTGA